CatacaatgaataaaaaataactcCAGTAGAAATGCTGAATAAAGTATTGTTATGGTTTCGGCTCGGCATAGCAGAAGTTTAATGCGAAAGTTCAACAGAAGCAACagaacattaacaagaacaggGTAAGATAAATCGTATACAATCACAAACGCGCGATAAATATGTAAatgtcgatgcgtctgcacgtaatggcgtctggctatccaatgacagcttgacaggcgatcgatccgatcgccttcttctcgctgtcctcttgttcctgtcacgagcaccagcaggccctggattccaaccaaagggtgctcgcaacagtatTATTCAACCAATTAAATGtctattattttttctatattcttcAAACCTCTTTGCAACCCTGTTTCGGAACATATAGATTCTTTACGCGTACAGGGTCAACACTGGGTTGCATAAATCCGGGGGCAGCTGGGGTTTCTAAGCTTCATACGTGTACTGCATTATCTACAcatttttccccctttttaCATCACATTACATCACATTACACCACACAATCACAACACACAGTACACATTATGACATATCACACAAGTACACCACAAAAAAGTGCACCAAAATTGATCACcccgaaaaaacgaacaaagttgcaaacgacAAACATTTCAACAACGCTGCAAATGAAATttgggcgttcgaaaataaaatcccagtttgcaactttgttgcgtcTCTGCAAACATCCAAATttcggtttgcaactttgttgcactGCAAAGACCCGAAATTTCGGTTTTGCAACTTTGTCGCGTCTCTGCGAACAGCCGAATTTCGGTTAGCAACTTTGTTGCACCTGCAAAACCCGAAATATCGCCTCGTAACTTCTCTTGCAGCTGCGGCGCGAAAATCTGCTTCTCTTGCAGGCGCAACtaagtttcataacgaaatGCAAAGTTGCGAACTGTTTAAGTCGCTTACTCCTTTATGAGATTGTGATCCTCGCAAGGGTCCTGGCGAACGTTAAAGAGACAGGGCGCCTCGAGGGGTTTGCAGAGTGGTAGGCTATCGATCTTCGGTGGGCACTTGACCATCGCGTCCTCCCTGAGTGTTCTTATAGTCTCTGCAGACAGCGATAAGCCGACGCTAGCCACTGCGCGACCAGCTGTGCTACCGATTACGCCGCCCACATCGTAGACCCATTCTCTTCCGGATGGTCCGTACCAGCCATCCCATTGCCCGTTGTACGTAGATCCTGTGAACATATCGGTACTCACGTACAGGTACAACGAATATCTATATActctgtcatttaagaaggaacctgtgcATAGACCTTCGCTACTATTAGTTATACTCCAACCAACGctccctcggagccaatgagttCATTCTACTTGCGTGAAACGGGTTCCTAGTACTGAAGGGCCTGGCAAAAATAGAGCCTCATCTTGGCAGTAAGCACGCACCGCAAACGACTTACCCTGAATGAGTTTCCAGTCCCCAATCATGATTCCCGAAACGCCAAAGATATCATCGATATTGTGGAGGACCGCTTGCCGCGGGGACGCGCTGTCCTCGCTCAAAGCATGCCACGAATCCACGCCGTCGATCGTCAAATTGCGCGGGTCGCCCTCAGCAGCGGTTAATAAAGTCGGTAACCAGTCGCTGATGTGAAACAGTTGTCTGCTAACCCTTCCAGGGCGAGCCAATCTCGGTGACCATACCAATCCTGCTCCCCTCACTCCACCTAATTACGATTAATTACTTACGCCCTCATCAAACACCCAAACACACGTTTCCCAACAGAAGGCACTGAATTTACTTGTTCGCAAAGCTTGTTGGAGGATCTACCTTCCCAGAGGGTGTTCTTCGTGCCCCTCAATGGCCAGTTGGAGGCGGCGTTCTGATTGAAACCCGCCGGAGGACCGCCGTTGTCCGTGGAAAACACTATCACGCTGTTCTTCAGCATACCCTTCTTGCGAAGCGCCTCCACCACTTGGCCCACCGACTCGTCCAGCTTGCTCAGCATTCCTTGAATCAAAATTACGTGTCCCCCCATGAGAAACTAGGCAGAGATTCTCGAAACACCCTCGTAGTTCGACGAGTTAAGGcctgtcgcgcattttggcgaagcgaatcgaagaaataattgaataattaattaattgtcggtCATCAATGCGCGCCGGCTTTAAGAGTTCCGTGGTTACCAGCGAAGCGTTTACGATTGTAGTCCGCGATAGTGTCGAATTTGGAGACGTCTTGGTCGGGCGCTGGGAGAGGGTTGTAAGGGTTGCCCGAGTGCACGGCCGCGTGGGCTAGATACAGGAACATTGGTTGGCTCGCGTTGTGATTCTGTATCAGCTTCACCGCTTGCTTGGTGAAGATATCGGTGGAGTATTGGCCGTGGAGGTCCCAGGCTGTTTCTAGACCGCGTCTCATGTCCAAACCCCAGTAAGGCTGCGTTGAAATTCAATGGATTAGAATTCGGCGTACATACGCAAATAGAAGAATTGATTCGCTTACGGTCTCAACGGCGCTGTGATCGAAATAGTCGTGATGACCGCTCCAGAATCCGACGTGAGAGTCGAATCCTCTGTAGGTGGGCGTGTACTCCTTCGTGTAGAACCCCAGATGCCATTTACCAACGATGTGGGTGCCGTAGCCGAGGTCTCGAAGGTATTGCGGCAGGATCTTCTCGTGAAGGGGAAGCCCTCGCGGCTCGGCGCACTTCAGGACCTGATTTCACGCGATACTCCATTAAACACCCCCCAATTTATACGCTGAATGATTATGAATCGAGTGCTACACTTTCAGCTTTACCGAAGCACGCGATTTTCTAACACTTCTGAACGCGATGGCTAAAGGTCAGCAGTCCTTTCTCCGCTCTCGTACGTCGTCGCGGGTGAAAACGGAGTGCAAAAGGTCAGATCGAATGGCGCGAACGCAAACGCAGGTACGAAACGGGCGAAGAGAGGTAGGACGGACGTAGCAACGGTGTCACAAGATTAGGAAGAGCTCTCTTTATGCTTGCTAAGCGCAGGCCCGGCTCGAGCCATTTTTGCGCCCCAGCCctcactctgaatttttatgcgTGGCTTAGAACATTCATAGTACAACTTGTAAACATTCGTGTTTCATTTAGAACTTCATTTTCAGAACTCCCAGCAATGCGAAGACTCGAAGGCAAAGACAAAGTAGAATCGATGTAGACTGGTGTTCTTTCGCGACCGGCAATTCTGACGTTCGCGATCTGTCGGCGCGGCGCGTCGCCTCACAGCTGCGTCCATTCAATTATTTACAAGCTCATTGTGCGGTTAAACGGTTAAGCTCCTCGCCAATTTGCACAGGCTAGCCCACGTACCCCGTGTTGCATTCCGGTGTGAATGGGATGCTTGCCAGTCATCAAAGCGCTCCTGGACGGTGTGCAGATCGGAGTGACATAGTATCGGTCCAGGATTAGGCCAGAGTACGCGAGGGCGTCGATGTTTGGCGTCGGTATCTGCCCGGAACCGTGGAATCCAACATCGTTCCATCCCTGCACGACCAATCGTGCAAGATTACCATTTCGGTTGCAAGACAGGTCCCGTTAGATCTAACTCTACGCAATTGCTCCTCCACCCTCTCACTACTCATACTTTAATCGAAACCTAGTTACTCAAGAGAACTAAAGCCCCAGCTCACCAAATCGTCGGCCAAGATGAAGACGATATGCGGTCGCTCCTCCGCAGCCGCCTGACCGCTGATAACGGTAATCAGCGAGAGCCATTGCACACCTCGCACTCCCATCATCCTGCTGGACTTCCACCCACAGGAGAACAGTCCTCCGAGGAACAGTAAACCGGTTTCTTCACAGGTATACTACTTTCGGAGGCCCTTGCCCGGCCAGACTCCTCGAAGGACCGCTTTGCCTCCACTTTGTCAAGCCCCCCGCAATTGACTCGCGTCTAAATGCGATTAGCCCAGCTTCCAATACATGCGTGAACAGGTGGAGGTGAATTACTTCGCGATTATCTGCCGCTCAAGACCTGTCGGCGCGAAAGAGTGACGATGACACCGGGAACTCCCCGACGAGGAAAAGTGGCGTGCAAATTAGCGATAAACAGTTCCCCTTTCTCTTGGCACTGGCCCGAGAGACGAGCAGCCAGGCCGAACGACAGCGGTAAACTGCCTGGCGCTCGAGGTATTCTTTGCGGCGAGGCGACGATCCCACCTTGGCCAACCGTCCTCGCTGCTGCGAACATCGAAGGAGGGACGTTTTAGGAATTTCGCGTCACCGCGACGAAATTCAGCCGCCGCTAGGTCTCGCTCGATTACCTTGAAATTAGGCGCGGCCTGAAACGATCTCCACCCGAAAAACGAGCGGTAATCGTGGTGAACGGCGTGCGTTATCTGACCGTCGAAATGGAGGGACCACGATTTAGATGATTATCGCGTGGAACGATTACGAGGGAAATGGTGGACAGCTTTCTGGTAAAAGCGGGGTCGTTTCGGCAGTTGGCGCGTGAACTGTGACGGGGAATCACAGTAGATTCTGTGGCTCTTACATTCTCGGAGGGATAAAACCAGCTGATATTTGCTAAATCCCAAGCCAACTACTTAAGACCCAAGGCATTAAGTGCGCAACGCTTTTGCATGAACAAAGCGTACTTAACCACTGGAATTGAATCCTATTACCGTCACTTGACCTACAAGCCAAGGGGCAACGACGGCTTCGTTTATTCTATCGACTTGGAGACGATTTTGTAGAGATAATAACTCCTGGGTTGCAACCAAGACAAGTGATCGTTAATCGTACCTTATACCTCATTG
This portion of the Andrena cerasifolii isolate SP2316 chromosome 9, iyAndCera1_principal, whole genome shotgun sequence genome encodes:
- the LOC143373328 gene encoding arylsulfatase B produces the protein MMGVRGVQWLSLITVISGQAAAEERPHIVFILADDLGWNDVGFHGSGQIPTPNIDALAYSGLILDRYYVTPICTPSRSALMTGKHPIHTGMQHGVLKCAEPRGLPLHEKILPQYLRDLGYGTHIVGKWHLGFYTKEYTPTYRGFDSHVGFWSGHHDYFDHSAVETPYWGLDMRRGLETAWDLHGQYSTDIFTKQAVKLIQNHNASQPMFLYLAHAAVHSGNPYNPLPAPDQDVSKFDTIADYNRKRFAGMLSKLDESVGQVVEALRKKGMLKNSVIVFSTDNGGPPAGFNQNAASNWPLRGTKNTLWEGGVRGAGLVWSPRLARPGRVSRQLFHISDWLPTLLTAAEGDPRNLTIDGVDSWHALSEDSASPRQAVLHNIDDIFGVSGIMIGDWKLIQGSTYNGQWDGWYGPSGREWVYDVGGVIGSTAGRAVASVGLSLSAETIRTLREDAMVKCPPKIDSLPLCKPLEAPCLFNVRQDPCEDHNLIKEFPTIASSLQDELRKWNATAVLPGNLPWDGRANPNFWDHTWTNFGDYLNVLANNVS